CAATAGCGTTCTCTTGCTCTCTAATTCGTCTTCTTCTCCTTCTCGAAGATTTAATGCCGTAATATCTTGAATTTGTTCTTTTAAAAATATTGCTTTTTCACTTTCATTAGCGTCATTCTCAAGCATAGTTTCTAGTTTATCTAATAATTTTTTATATTCAAAAAATGCTCGTTTTACCCCTAAAATAGGTTTTTTTAGTCGTAGTTTGCCATATCCATCTAGCATCGCTAAATTTTCTTGAGCATCCCATACTTTTATCTGTTCTTGTTCACCATAAATTTCTGTAAATGGTTCCATAAGTTTTTTTAGTAGCTCCAATGATATGATTTTCCCATTTGCTATGCAAATGTTTTCACCTTGTCTATTAATCTCACGTGATATAATAAGCTCGTAGGCTTCCGTATCAACCCCAAGATTTATTATCTTATATAAAATTCCATCAGGAATGAATACACATGCTTCTACAATCGCGCTCTCACAGCCTTGTCGTATGACCTCGGATGATATATCCTCTCCCAAAATGAACTTAATCGCTTCTAAAAGCAAAGATTTTCCTTCGGCAGTATCACTAGTTATTACGTGCAATCCCATTTTAAATGAGATATCTACTTCCTCAATTGAGCCAAGGTTTTTTATTTTTAATTTGCGTATCATTCTAGCACCCCAATACAGCTTTTTATGAAACAAAAAAACGAACTTGATTTACACACTTTTAATTATAGCGATAAACTGATAAGCAAACAAATAAACAAAATATAAAAAATAAAACCTCTGAGAATAGAATACTATTTAGCATTTCTACTCCCAAAGATCAAGTTATAAATTCGCTTTTATTTTTTCTAATACACTTCTAACTTCATCAACTATCGTCGGACATGCATCAATGATGTTTTCACCTTTATAATCACAGGTAACAGCACCAGGTGTATACGGAATAGCTCCAATTATCTGTAAATCTTTGCCTATTTGTTGTTGAATTTCTTCTACGGTTGTATTAACAATTTTATTAGCTACGCCATAGACTTTTGTAACTCCTAAATCTCTAGCTAGTTTGACAATGGTCTTCGCCGTTGTGAAGCTTCTCTGTCCCTGCTCAATAACAATTAGTAGTGCATCGACACTTTGCGCTGTCCCTCTACCAAGGTGTTCAAGACCAGCTTCCATATCTACTATGACAGCGTCTTGTTCATCAACTATTAGATGGTTGAGTAGTGTCTTCAAAAGAGTGCTTTCAGGACAGGCACAACCACCACCGCCAGACGACACAGCACCCATTTGTAATAGCTTAATTCCATTCTCGGATACAACATATCTATCTGGAATATCTTCTACCGTAGGATTTAAAGCAAACCATTGACCTGATGAGCCTGGCTCTGCTCCTGTTTTCTCTTTAATCAATTTACGGTCCTGGGCAATTGTAATGGATTTCTCAAGGGATTCAGGGGCAAATCCTAAAGCCATTCCGAGGTTAGCATCTGGATCAGCATCAACGGCTAAAACCTGTTTACCTTCCCTTGCTAGAATTTGACAGATTAACGACGATATTGTGGTCTTTCCTACTCCACCTTTACCTGATACTGCTAGCTTTAGACCTTTGCTCAT
This Desulfuribacillus alkaliarsenatis DNA region includes the following protein-coding sequences:
- a CDS encoding AAA family ATPase translates to MSKGLKLAVSGKGGVGKTTISSLICQILAREGKQVLAVDADPDANLGMALGFAPESLEKSITIAQDRKLIKEKTGAEPGSSGQWFALNPTVEDIPDRYVVSENGIKLLQMGAVSSGGGGCACPESTLLKTLLNHLIVDEQDAVIVDMEAGLEHLGRGTAQSVDALLIVIEQGQRSFTTAKTIVKLARDLGVTKVYGVANKIVNTTVEEIQQQIGKDLQIIGAIPYTPGAVTCDYKGENIIDACPTIVDEVRSVLEKIKANL